Within the Nocardioides aurantiacus genome, the region TGATGATGTGCGAGGTGCCCTCCAACGCCGTCATCCCCGAGGCCTTCCTCGAGCACTTCGACGGCTTCTCGATCGGCTCCAACGACCTCACCCAGCTCACCCTGGGCGTCGACCGCGACTCCTCGCTGGTGGCCGGCTCCTTCGACGAGCGCGACCCGGCCGTCAAGGTGCTGCTCGAGAAGGCGATCAGGGCCTGCCGCGACCTCGACAAGTACGTCGGCATCTGCGGCCAGGGCCCCTCGGACCACCCCGACCTCGCCGACTGGCTGGTCGAGCAGGGCATCGAGTCGATGAGCCTCAACCCCGACACCGTCGTCGACACCTGGCTCCGGCTGGGGAAGCAGGCGGCCGAGCGCGGCTGAGGGTCTGGCTGCACGTAGACGCGAGACGCATGTAACGCGGGGTTATGGCATGTGAACAAGGGCCGTCCGGCACACCCGAGCACCACAACACCGCACCAGATGTACGCCGCCGGGATGCGCGGCCCCGGGTTGTCGGTCAGGGACGACCACCCGTCTGGGAGGCTCCTGCCCGTGAGCGGACGCGACGTGAGAGCCGTGCTGTGGGACATGGACGGGACGCTGATTGACTCCTCGGCGATCGTGCCGGACGCGTTCGTCGAGACGGTGCTCTCGCTCGGCGGGCCGCGGCTGACCCGCGACGAGGTCGTCGCCTACTACGACGCCGGCGCGCCCCACGTGATGCTCGGGATGATGCTGGACCGCGAGCCCGACCCGGTGCTGGGCGAGCGCTACCACGCCACGCTGGCCGATGTCGGGAGCGGCGTACGCGTGCACGACGGGGTGGCCGAGGTGCTGGCCGAGCTCCACGGGCGCGGCGTGCCGATGGGCGTCTTCACCGGCAACAGCGCGCGGGCCGCGTCGATCCTGCTGGAGGCGGCCGGGCTGCGGGGCTGGTTCGACGCGGTGGTCGGCGGCGACGAGGTGGAGCGGCCCAAGCCCGCCCCCGACGGCGTGCTGCGGGTCGCGCAGGAGCTCGGGGTGGACCCGGCGCGCTGCGTCTACGTCGGTGACTCACCCCTCGACGTCGGCGCCGCCCGTGACGCCGGAGCGGTGCCGCTCGCGGCCGGCTGGGGGCACCTGTTCGACGCCGACCGGGCGGTCACCGTGCTGGCCACCCCGGCCGACCTGCTGGCACACCTGACGACAGTCGGCTGACCAGCCGGGTCCCGCCCGGGCGGAGGGCGGCGGCCATGTGGTGCGGTGCTGTGGTGCTCAGCGCGCCATACAGGCCTTGTTCACATGCAATAACCCCGCGTTACATGGCCGGCCGGGTCCGGCCGGGTCCGTGCCGACCCCAGCCCGGTCACCCCAGCCCGAGCGCCTGCCGGACGTGGTCGTTGGTGAACTTGCCGGCGGGGTCGGTGCGGGCGAGGAGGTCGCGGAAGTCGGGCAGGCGCGGGTAGAGCC harbors:
- a CDS encoding HAD family hydrolase — protein: MSGRDVRAVLWDMDGTLIDSSAIVPDAFVETVLSLGGPRLTRDEVVAYYDAGAPHVMLGMMLDREPDPVLGERYHATLADVGSGVRVHDGVAEVLAELHGRGVPMGVFTGNSARAASILLEAAGLRGWFDAVVGGDEVERPKPAPDGVLRVAQELGVDPARCVYVGDSPLDVGAARDAGAVPLAAGWGHLFDADRAVTVLATPADLLAHLTTVG